The genomic interval TTGGCACAGCACACACACCCAATCTTCATCCGTGCACCCCTAAGCATGGTGCCCATAGTGCATGCCAAGCCATGCCCCTGGCTGGTCTGGCTCTGTCCTGCCCACTGGCCCAGGGGAGTCCCAGCCGGTCCTGCAGTGCCTGGGCTACCCGGGCTGCAGGGTTGGCACGTTcctgccctcaagccagggccAGATTCCAGCCCCACTAACGAGGCTCTGGGATCATGGCCACCAGGCACCCGCTAACTGCTCTGATGACAGCACTGGGGCCCAGGGGACACAGCCAATGCTTGCCCGCCTGTAGCCACGGGGCTGTGCCAAGGGAACACCACTGCTGGctgcctgccctggcacagcacCATGCTGGTGTCACAGCTGGGGTCACCTCCAGGAGGGGAATGGTCCCCACAGGGCCCCCGCTCACCCTCTGCCTTTGCTCCTGGCAGACAGCATGGGACGGGCTGAGAGTGCTGTGGCAGCAGAGCCTGGGGACCCCGACGGTGGTGAGCCCGGAGCCATCAGCCTGCACCCCGTGGAGTCCATCAGCGACCTGCACTGGGCCTCGGGCGGGCACAAGGGTGCCGAGGGTGAGAGCAGGGTGCGGGGAGGTTGTGCCAGCCCTGGCAGTGCCCCCAGCTGGGCTCTGACCTCTTCTCTCCCCTGCTTGCAGACAACAGCCCGGCTCCCTCCAGCAGCCTGCGTCGGCCCCCGCCTCGCCCTGCACCCCTCAGCCCCCCGGTGCTCCTGCCCACGCTGCGCCCCGTGCCCCCCGCCGGCCCCTGCCCCTGCCTCGGTCCTGGCCACCCCctgctcctggccctgctgggACTCCTGGCACTCGCCAGCCTGGTCCTGGCCACACTGGCCATCTACCTGAGTGGTACGTGGCACTGGGCAAGGTGGGGGGGGGCCCTGGGGGCTGCGGGAGGGCCAAGCCGCCCGTCCCCAGcgtgtccccatcctgtccctgcagtcctGCAGAGCCAGTCGGTGCGGGCGCTGGCCCAGTGGCTGCGGAGCCAGGAAGAGGCCGTGCGGCAGCTGCGGGCAGCCAGCGGGCAGCTCTGGGCTCGCCTCAATACCAGCATTGAGCCAGGCGGGCATCGctgagctgctcccagcaccagcatggGAAACGGGACACGATGGGAAGGGGCACCGAAGGGCAGGAGGGGGGAGTTGGCGGCCCTACCACCCCTGCAGCCCGCTCAGACCTGGCAGCATCACCccatggggtgcagggggcAGCGGGGGAAATGCTGGCCCCCACCCCAGGCTGCAAGAAAAAGGGACAGGGCTGGAAGGACCAGCACCTGCCCCAGTGACAGCCCTTCCTCTTCGCAACAAGGCAAGAAGGCACCCTCAAATTAGTCTTTTAATTACCTCCTGTAATCAAAGTCTTAGAAAATCACCACCATAGGTACATTCCTGGGGTGACAGGCACTCCTGGCCAGTGTGGCCCCATGCTCACCCAGGCAGTGGCCCCTGAGGCTGCATGGGGAGCACCAGGACTCATCTGGTGTGCCACCCCCTCATAACTAATTTCCCCACAAGAGGACAATTTCATATAAAGCATTTGGCTGGAAAAGGGCTCAGAGCGGGTAGCTGGTAGGGCTGGGCAGTACCTGTCACCTTGCGCTGCCCTGCCAACACCCCTGCATGCCCAGCGTGGCGGGGGGAGCACTCCTGCCACGGGCAAGGACACCAGGGCCAGCTGCcccgcagccctgcacagctctgccctcccaccCAGCCCTTCAGGCTGTGCCAGGCCACCCCAGTGCCCCGCAGCACGAGGGAGGGGGGACACGAGCCCTGCCGCCGAAAGGGGCTGCAGGAGTCCTGTGAGACCCCTCCCGCCATGCCCCAGGGAgccccagctgcagagcaggcacGCAGCAGCACACGACCACCTCCTCCCTGCTCTTCTTTTATCCTTattttttggttaaaaaaataaaagagggggCAGCCCCCAGCGGGGCAGCTCCAGGCATTAAATACTCTGCTGTACACGAATAAAAGCCCGAGGGGGCTGGGGGCACTTGCCCCTCACAGTGGTGGGTCTGCAGTCCACGTGGGCCgggggctgtgccccctccaCCCGTCACAGCACGTCTGCCCGCTTGTCCCGCACCCGGCTCCGGGCTTTGGTGCGGGCTTTGAAGGCAGCCGAGTTGTAGAGGTGCTGGGAGGGAAGCAAAGGAGAGATGGGTTAGCAGCTGTCCCTCTGCTCACCCTTGCACCGGTGCTCACCATGCTCAGGGCTCCACGGTCACAGGCAGGTGCTTGGCTGGAGcccacagcagcagaggagggGACTGAGGGCACAAATCTGCGTGGGGGCACCCACCTTCTCAAAGCGTGAAACCTTGCTGGCTTTCAGAGCAGCTGCATCCAGCACCAAGGGGGGCCCAAGGCCAAAGATCTCCCGCAGGAGGTCATTGTTCTGTGGAAGCAGGGGCCTGTCAGCACCCACCAGAaccagcccagcaccacccaCCAGCATCACCCTGTGCGGCTGCCTGGCCCCTACCTGCAGGTGGTGGCGGATGCCGGAGCCCAGCACCTCTTTAAAGGCTTGGTAGGTCCGCTGGCGTGCCCAGCTGTCCAGGTACATGCACTCCAGGCCAAATCGGATGGTCTCCTCCTGGTATTCCCCAGTCTGAGAAGAGAGAGGGGCATCAGCAAGAACTTGGGCGCCAGCCCAGCGCATCCCCCAGCTCCCACAGAGTGCGGTGAATCACCAGGCAGCTGCCATATGGTCACAGGCTCGGCAGGGCACTGTCAGCCTCCAGTACCTCAATGAAGCGCAAGATGTCCCGGAAGATGGAGCGCTGCTTCCGTCGGTCCGTTTTGGCTCGGTACTTGTTGCTCTCAGTAGCCAGCACCTTAAGCTGGGCACGTAGAAACTCTGTATCTTGGTGGCCCAAGTCCTCCTGTCCAAAAACCAAGAGGTTCCAGGGGGGATGCAGTTCCAGGCACTGCCCACCACTGCCATCaccaggacagggctgggggatCACCAAGGCCAGCCCTTCTGCCTGGGCacctgctggtgacaccagccTGGAGTGTCCCAACACCATCAGTGCCAGTTCAGCCAGACCACAGGGAGGGTGCCTGTGCCCACAGCTCCCTGACGCTCTGCCGCTCACTGCCGCATCACCCTGCCGTACCTCCATGTCCTGGGCCAGCTCAAAGACCAGCGCGATGGTTTCCCCAGCCAAGATGCGCAGAGCAACGCTGCTGCTGGACAGCAGTGGTGGCAGCTTCAGCCAGCGACTGGGGCAGGAAGGCAGGGCAGTCAGGGGGGCCAGGTGCCACTCCAGAGGCTGCCCCGTCTGCAGCCAGCTGCCCCAGAACAGCCCCCACATCCCACCATGCCCAACTCACTTGTCCACGATGCTCTTAATGTGAGAGGGGGGACAGATGGTGAGGAGCAGGGACCATGACTGGAGCGCACTGCAGTGCAGAGGGCCATGCTGGGTGGGTGCAGAGCTCCCCTCACCTGTGCTGGCAGGGCTGAAGATGCCTTCCAAGCAGGACAGGCACGAGATCAGGTCCTGGAGTGGGGAAACCCACCCATCAGGCCACAACTGCCAGGAACATACCAAAGCAAAGCCACACACTGTGCACCAAAGGGGATCCACCCTGCCCAGGGGCACCATGAGCTCCCCTCAGCAGGAGGGTCCCCTCCACCTGGGACACTCCATCTTTGCAAGGCAGGTTTCCCTCCCCCAGCTCAGCTTCATGCTGCCCAGGGAAAGGACCTGACCTGTGACTGATGTCCCCacgccccttccccagctcagctccaagctgccctggcactgtgggccGAGGGTGGCACGGCAGCCCCAAGGGTACCCTCCAGCGGGGGTACAGGCAACACATGGGCTTAGTTACCTCGAGGTCAGCAGCAGCAATGTAGCAACACATGCCCAGGGCCGTGGCACACTGGCAAGAGATGTGGGGAAAAGGCAGTTGGAGGAGGCAGTGCCAGGTCAGACCCAGCGCCCAGCCAAGGGGAGGCAGGGTTAGGGTGCCTCTGCTTTACCCCACTGCTCCCCAGAGCACCCAATCCTGCAGCCCACCCACGACTGCAGGGCTCTCTTGGCATCACCTGGACTCCCCCCCCACCAACGTGTCCCTCATGCCCAGGAGGAAAGGGACCAGGCCTTACGCTCTGCCGTGCACCAGGGCTGGCCACGCGGTCTGTCAGGACACTGACGAGCAGGGGCTTCAGGCTGCGAAACACCTCTTCCCCCTCTGGACCAGAGCCCATCTGGAGGCAGAGGAGCGTGAGGACAGTTCCTGCCAGTGCCTGTTCCTCCCCTTTACCTGCGGGCAGCACGAGAGACCTCCCTCAGACACCGGTCCGCCAGCCCTGCCACCCCCAGCCTGTGCCCAGACCTTTCTTGAGACACTTCTCCAGCGAGTCGGTGAGCGTGAGGCGGCGCTCCAGCAGGAACTCGGAGAGGGTTTTGGAGGAGAAGGCCAGGCGCAGGCTCTGCAGTGCCGCCTGCCGCGTCTTGGCGCTGCGAGAGACAGCGGGCGGTCACAGGGTGGCGTGGCCCGGGACGAGGCACGGCCCCGGCTGCGGCCGGCAGCGCCGGCGGGACGAGCAGCGCGCCAGGCGCGCCCGCGGAGGGCGAGAGCCGCCGCTCACCTCTTGTCCAGCAGGCTGTCCATGTGCTCCTTCAGCCtgtcctctgcctcctcctcctggccCTGCTCACACGCTGCCTCGCTCCCTGCCGGGGTGGCACCCACGTCACGGGGGTGCCCGGGCACGAAGGCGGCGGGACAACGGGTGGGGGACCCAGCAGCGGCACCGCCACCCCCAGGGGGACACTGCGGGGGACGGTGGAGAGGGGCAGCCCCCGGGGCTCACCTGCGCCCTCTTCGGCGGGGCTGGCCCCCTCGCTGGCGCTGCTGCAGTGGCTCAGAACCTCGCTGCCGGCTTCCTCCTCGCTGGCGGGCGAGCCCGCTCGGGCGCTGCCGGGACCACCTGCGCGGGGAGCCGGGGACAGGTCGCTgtcagcgcggccccggccgcACGGGGGCCACCGAGGCCTGTGCGGGCCACGGGGCCTCTGCCACCACCCGCGTCCCGCTGACGGGAGGGGACGGCAGGGCGGCCCGGCCAGGTGGCCCCCGCAGCCCCGTCGCCCCGCGGCTCCCAGGGGccctcccggccccgccgctcccagCCGCGCTCCCGGTCCGCCGCCttcccgccccgccgccgcgcccggACCCCACTCACGCCGCGCGGCTCGGCGGGAGCGCGGCATGGCCGGCGCGCGCGGACCCCGCGCCCCTCCCCGTGGGGAGGCTCCGCCTCTGTCCCCGCCCACGagcccgccccccgccccgccgcgcggCCCCCTGGGAGCGCCCGACGCCGTCTGCGCGTGTGTCCTGCGGGGGGCGCgctgagccgagccgagccggggctgcgggtgtccctgtgtccctgtccctgtgcccctgtccctgtgcctgaCCCTGtgcccctgtccctgtgtccctgtccctgtgcctgaCCCTGtgcccctgtccctgtgtccctgtccctgtgcccctgtccctgtgcctgaCCCTGTGCCCCTGTCCCTGtacccctgtccctgtgcctgaCCCTGtgcccctgtccctgtgtccctgtccctgtgcctgtccctgtccctgtgccactgTCTCTGTGCCCGAGTCCCTGTACCCCTGTCCCTGTACCCTGGTCCTGGCTTGTGCCCCTGGCCCAGTGTCCCTGTGCCTGTGCCCCTGGCCCTACCCAAATCCTAGCTCCTGCCTGCATCTTTGCCCCTGTCCCTTCACAAatccctgcctgtgcccctgTCCTGTCGTTATTTCcacccccaccctgcccctATCAATTTTTCTGCCCATCACTGCCCCTGCCTGCATCTCATTAGGAAAATCTCATTCCCTAACTATTGTACCAATTAGTCTTTATAGTATGAAATGGTCCGAACTTTTCTTAAGATATATATTTCTTCAGTTTATGCTATATAGTTAGGATTCAGTAGGCATGGCTACAGGACCTCAGGTCattgggaggaggaggaggcggaaaGCCCCACCATGAAGGAGGAAGGCTCTGCTCTGAGATAAGACCAGCACCCCAGCCCCTCCGACAGCTCCCTTAGACCTGGCCTCACAGATAAGAACCTGTAGTGAGACCGACTCCAGTGACATCTGGATGAGGAAACAAGGGTGACAAGTACCATTGAGCCGCAATGGCCTTGCAAAGCAAGTGGGGGGGTAAGTGGGGATTAGTTGAACCATTCTGTGCCCCAACACTCGAAGGGTGTGAGAGCCACATGTGAAACCACATTTGGGGTGCCCCTTTTTGGCTGAGACACCCTACGGGTGCAAATAAAAAATGGTTCTTGTCATTTTTGCCTTGGCAACCTGTCCTCAGTCCTCAGGCTGCACAGGCCAGATGTGAAATGTTCATGAGTCCTGTCCCTATCCACGGCTCTGCCCCTGCCTGTATCCCTGCCCAAATACGCGCTTCTGTCCCCGTTTCTGCCATTGCCACTGTCACTGTTCCTGCCCATAACGCTGCCCATATCCCTGTCTCTACCCCTGGCgctgcccacagccctgcccataCTTCTGCCCTGGCCTGTACTCCTGCCCCAGTCGCTGTCTCATTGTCAGCTGATACTAAGGGGACACCCATCCTTGCTCCTGCTCTGGCCATGTCACCACTCCCCCCGCCAGTATCTCTTCTTCTGTCCTTGCCCCTGTCACTGCCCAtctctccctctgccctgtggCTGTCCCTGCCCATATCCTTATCTCTATCCTCGACCCAAACAGTGCCCCACGTCCCTCCCCATCATTATACCTGTCCCTGAACTCGCTGCTGccctgtcccatccctgccccTTCCTGCCTCCTCTCCCTACCCCCTGCCCActctcctgcccctgcctgcccccgCCCTAAGTTTCCAGGCCTGACATTCAGGTTTTGGCCCATCCCAGTTTCCCGGGATGACCCAGAGCAGGCAAGCGGGGCTCCCGTGGGCACCCACTCCTCGGCACCCGGGCTGCCCGCGACACCCACGGTCCCGCGGGGGCGATGGGAGAGGCCggggggagggagcaggggcgcCGCGGAGCCCCCTTTGCACTTTCGTTTCCAGCCGGCAGAAGCAGAAACCGAAACCGGCGCAGAAATAGAAACTCCCGTTTCCCGGCTCTGCCGCAGCCGGCGCTTAAGGCAGCGCGGGCAGCCGCGTCCTGCTCGCTCGGGGACCGCGGGGTATCGGTGATACTGGCACGGCCGTGTCCCGCTGCTGGGGGGCACCAGGACCCCCGGTGATGCTGGCACCAACCATATCCCATTGCCTGCAGTGACAACAAAGGTTCTGGTGACACCAGCATCAGCCATGTTGCGCTGCATTCATTGACACCAGGACCTTCAGTGGCACCGGTGCCAGGCACGTCCCGTTGCCTGGCGTAATACTAAGGGCCTCTGGTGGCACTGGCACCAGCTATGTCCCAGTGCTTGTTGTGCCTCCTCCCGGCGTGGGGCAGAGACaggacacccccagcccccgggCAGGGTCTGGCGTGGGGTCCCCTGGGTGGGACGCTGCCTCCTGCCATCTGGGCACCCAGGGAACACCCTGTGCCACCGCAGACACCTCGGGCTATGAAGCCCTGCAGCTCCCTAGACCCAGccgcaggcagctgcctgtgctgccaccACGGCTGTCACCACTACCCTTCGGCTGGGAGCCGGGGTGATGGCCGTGCCGCACAgccccccctgccccctcccagccccgcgGCGGTGGcaccggggacaccggggaTCCCGTGGGCAGGAGCCAAACCGGGGAGCCGCGGCCGGGGAAAGGCGAAACCCGGGAGCTGGAGCCACCTTAATTTCCCAGCGGTGACGCCATCGGGGAGGTGACCCGGGAAGGTTTAAAAGCTGCTGCAGACGGGGAGGAGAGTTGCAGGCAGGAGCGGGCAGAGGGGAGGCTGCGAAGCAGGAGAGTGCAGTGGGAGCAACCACACCGAGCAGGATGGAGGTGGGGCAGATGATACCCACGAATGGGCTGAACACGGTGCCTGCCAACAGGCTGGACAGCTGGATCATGGAGGTCCTGCAGCCCAGCGAGGGTTTCCGCAAGCAAGTGAAGGAGACTGTTAAGCAGATCTGTGACTTCCTGAAAGAGAACTGCTTTGAGAACAACATCCATGTCCTCAAGACGGTCAAGGTGAGCACTGCCTAGCTCAGGGACCAGCCAGCACCGCTGCTGCCACCCTTCCCTCTGTCCTGCCACTCCAGTTCAtgccctgcctcagtttcccctggcagcCCCAGGAAAGGTGGCAGGTGCTGCCTGTACGGGGAGCAGCAGTGTCCCTCTGGCTTGTCACGGCAGCGGTGCTGAGCAGGCAGGGCATCTCTCCACAGGGTGGCTCGGCAGGCAagggcacagccctgcagaacAACTCCGATGCCGATGTGGTGCTCTTCCTTGACTGCTTCTCCGGCTACCAGGAGcagaagcaaaagagaaagcatatcCTGGATTTGATCAAGAGGAGGCTGCATGCCTGCAAACGGAGCCTGACATTCACCGTGGACATCAGCGAGCCCCGGTACAAGGGTCCTGGCAATACGCCACGCTCCCTCAGCCTCACCCTCCGCTCCAAGAGCACCTTGGAGTCCATCGAGGTGGACATCCTGCCTGCCTATGACGCCTTGGGTAAGGGCTGTGAGCTGGTGCAGGGATGGGCTGAGGTGTCAGTGCTGGGATGGCTCTCACCTTCCTTCTTGCCCCACAGGGCAACTGAGACGGGATGACCCCCTGAAGCCAGAGCTGTATGTGGAGGCGTACGTTGGGCTCCTGAAAGCCGGTAGTGGCCCCGGGGAGTTCTCCCCCTGCTTCACCGAACTGCAGAAGAAGTTTGTGAAGCGTTACCCCGCCAAGCTGAAGAGCCTCCTGCGCCTCGTCAAGTACTGGTACAAGGAGGTGAGGGGCTGCCCAACTCCCCTGGCACCCACCAGGCACCCACCCCAGCCAGTGCTCACCCCAtccccctcttcttcccagaTGCTGAAGCCGCAGTACCCCACTGCAGATCTGCCCCCCAAGTATGCCCTGGAGCTGCTGACCATCTATGCCTGGCAGAAGGGTATGGACTCCAGTGAGTCTTTCGTCATGGCCAAGGGCTTTCGCACAGTGCTGGAGTTGCTGTGCCGGTACCAGGAGATCTGCATCTACTGGGAGACATGCTACtccctccagcacagccagatTGGTGCCCACATCAAGAGGCTGCTGCGCAGCCCCTGGTAAGAGCCCTGCCTGGTGAGACCTTTGCCACCTGCCCCGTGGCACTGCTCAGGGCTGATGGCAGC from Columba livia isolate bColLiv1 breed racing homer chromosome 10, bColLiv1.pat.W.v2, whole genome shotgun sequence carries:
- the LSMEM2 gene encoding leucine-rich single-pass membrane protein 2, with translation MPREAGEDSMGRAESAVAAEPGDPDGGEPGAISLHPVESISDLHWASGGHKGAEDNSPAPSSSLRRPPPRPAPLSPPVLLPTLRPVPPAGPCPCLGPGHPLLLALLGLLALASLVLATLAIYLSVLQSQSVRALAQWLRSQEEAVRQLRAASGQLWARLNTSIEPGGHR
- the IFRD2 gene encoding interferon-related developmental regulator 2 isoform X1; translated protein: MPRSRRAARRGPGSARAGSPASEEEAGSEVLSHCSSASEGASPAEEGAGSEAACEQGQEEEAEDRLKEHMDSLLDKSAKTRQAALQSLRLAFSSKTLSEFLLERRLTLTDSLEKCLKKGKGEEQALAGTVLTLLCLQMGSGPEGEEVFRSLKPLLVSVLTDRVASPGARQSCATALGMCCYIAAADLEDLISCLSCLEGIFSPASTGEGSSAPTQHGPLHCSALQSWSLLLTICPPSHIKSIVDNRWLKLPPLLSSSSVALRILAGETIALVFELAQDMEEDLGHQDTEFLRAQLKVLATESNKYRAKTDRRKQRSIFRDILRFIETGEYQEETIRFGLECMYLDSWARQRTYQAFKEVLGSGIRHHLQNNDLLREIFGLGPPLVLDAAALKASKVSRFEKHLYNSAAFKARTKARSRVRDKRADVL
- the IFRD2 gene encoding interferon-related developmental regulator 2 isoform X2, which codes for MPRSRRAARRGPGSARAGSPASEEEAGSEVLSHCSSASEGASPAEEGAGSEAACEQGQEEEAEDRLKEHMDSLLDKSAKTRQAALQSLRLAFSSKTLSEFLLERRLTLTDSLEKCLKKGKGEEQALAGTVLTLLCLQMGSGPEGEEVFRSLKPLLVSVLTDRVASPGARQSDLISCLSCLEGIFSPASTGEGSSAPTQHGPLHCSALQSWSLLLTICPPSHIKSIVDNRWLKLPPLLSSSSVALRILAGETIALVFELAQDMEEDLGHQDTEFLRAQLKVLATESNKYRAKTDRRKQRSIFRDILRFIETGEYQEETIRFGLECMYLDSWARQRTYQAFKEVLGSGIRHHLQNNDLLREIFGLGPPLVLDAAALKASKVSRFEKHLYNSAAFKARTKARSRVRDKRADVL
- the LOC102086122 gene encoding 2'-5'-oligoadenylate synthase 1, which encodes MEVGQMIPTNGLNTVPANRLDSWIMEVLQPSEGFRKQVKETVKQICDFLKENCFENNIHVLKTVKGGSAGKGTALQNNSDADVVLFLDCFSGYQEQKQKRKHILDLIKRRLHACKRSLTFTVDISEPRYKGPGNTPRSLSLTLRSKSTLESIEVDILPAYDALGQLRRDDPLKPELYVEAYVGLLKAGSGPGEFSPCFTELQKKFVKRYPAKLKSLLRLVKYWYKEMLKPQYPTADLPPKYALELLTIYAWQKGMDSSESFVMAKGFRTVLELLCRYQEICIYWETCYSLQHSQIGAHIKRLLRSPCPIILDPADPTGILGQGKNWDLVAQEAARHRLLPCVRGVQPWDVQPAQPVTIEVKQLVGTSLSRTISPSTTVWKLKEQIEQTWGIPRYRQRLTLQETSEKTLILQDSETLASYGIFYSTTLILLHTEPLEMEVFVKDDKNKTTTYMVLPTDTVWQLKEKIHARQGPPANQQRLTYGSKELEDQYTLAHYDVQPRSTIFMLLRLRGGVGPWHA